The sequence below is a genomic window from Lolium perenne isolate Kyuss_39 chromosome 4, Kyuss_2.0, whole genome shotgun sequence.
agcgccgttccctcgaggtcaacgcggtcataccgcccgtcccccagtacctaaactggtcagagcaggccatcacttttgatcgccgcgatacaccggctgtcctgccgaagccgggcagctacgccatggtcctcgaccccaccatcggcacaacccggcgcagcgtgcgtttctcgcgcgtcctcatcgacggcggcagcagcatcaacatcctctaccgcgacaccgcccgcaagctgggcatccaggaggccgagttgcgccccacccccaccgtcttccatggcatcgtgccaggccattgctgccagccgatcggccggatcacgctggaggtgatgttcgggaagccggaccacttccgcactgagagaatcgagttcgaggtggtggacctcgtgagtccctaccacgcgctcctgggcaggccggccctgaccaagttcatggcggtgccccactatgggtacctgaaaatgaagctgcctggccccaagggggtcatcaccgtagccggcgactatcgccgctccatggactgcgccacgcagagctccaagatggcccagacgctggtcatcgccaccgagaagcagctcatccacgacgccgtcgccctcgccaaagccgcgcagacagacatgccggctgcgggcaacccggctgggacgactcacttccagccggccgacaacaccaagaagatctgctggacccggcgcagccggctcaagttcgtcaccatcggtgccggcttgaacaagaaataggaaagcgagctcaccagcttcctccgtgagaatcgggacatcttcgcatggactccaagagacatgccgggtgtgccgagggagttggctgagcaccacctccacgtccggcctgaagccaagccggtgacgcAGCCTCTCCggggcttcgccgaagaacgatggcaggccatcggtgaagaaatcgccggctccctagctgccggcttcatcatggaagtactgcacccggactggttggcgaacccggtcctggttttgaaaaagaacggctcctggcgcatgtgtatcgactacaccagcctgaacaaggcgtgcccgaaggatcccttccccctgccgcgcatagatcaagtcatagactcgactgccggctgtgaactgttgtctttcttagacgcctattcaggctaccaccccgattcctttgaatccggctgatcaaataaagacttcgttcattaccccgtacggggcttattgctacacgactatgccgttcggcttgaaaaatgcggcgccacctaccaaaggtgcatgcaaaagtgtttgcgggatcaaatcggcagaaatgttcacgcatatgtggatgatgtcgttgtaaaaaccaaggagatgcctaccctccttgacgacctgagagaaaccttcaccaatctgagaagattccggatgaagctcaacccggccaagtgcacattcggcgtgccgtctggccagctccttggctacctcgtctctcagcgagggatcgaagccaacccggacaagatcagtgccctggagaagatggaactgccgcggtgcctcaaggacgtccgaagtttgctggctgcctggcctccttgagccgcttcgtcagccggctgggggagaaggcactgcccctgtatcaactaatgaagaaggcggacaagttcgtctggtcaccgcaggcggatgaggccttccgtgacttgaagcgcgtgctctcaaccgcgccaatccttgcaacgccggctccaatggagccgatgctgttgtacatcgcagccaccaaccgagtggttagcgttgtcctggtggtggagcgcaaagaagccgaaaacagggagcagctggttcagcgcccagtctattaccttagcgaagtgctctcccagtcgaagcaaaattacccccactaccagaaggtcacctacggcgtctacatggcggccaagaagctcaagcattactttcaagaacatcccatcagggtggttgccacagcgcctttggcggaaatcatcggcagcaaggatgccaacggccgggttgccaagtgggccctggagctagccgcccacactatcctctacgagccacgcacagccatcaagtcgcagatcctcgcggacttcttcgtcggccCAGGCTGAGATGCGTACCTGCACActttgtgccggattccacacattggaagatgcacttcgacggctcgaagatgcgcaacggcttgggagccggcatcgtcatcacttctcccaagggggaccggctggactacgtcctgcagatccacttcgccgcctccaacaatgtggcggagtacgaagcgctcattcatgggctgaagctggccaaggagattggcgtgcgccgcatactttgcttcggcgactccgacttggtcatacagcaagcatctggcgactgggacgcgaaggacgccaatatggcctcgtaccgcttccacgtccagcagctatccggcttcttcgacggctgcgaattccaccatgtgccacgggcaaacaacgaggcggctgatgccttgtccaagattggctcaacccggcaagccattccgccgggtgtcgccttggcggttctcaagaagccgtccatcataccgtcaccggactcggattcaatattcgtgccggctgacccggggactgctcagccgaacccgggggcttcatcgcccaagtcgggggctaacaagccaaacccgccggctagcatgccgaacccgggggcttctcagtccaacccgggggcttcatcgcccaagtcgggggctaacaagccaaacccgccggctagcatgccgaacccgggggcttctcagtccaacccgggggcttcatcgccaaactcgggggctagcaagccgaacccgccggctagcaagccgaacccggcgaccatgcagtcgaatccggaagctcccatgcaggaggccctgttggtcagcgtattcgagataagatgcgtaccttcatgggcacaagaattcctctcctacctcaccgacggtgtgctgcctgatgatagagtccaggccaggcagattgagagaagggccaaggcctataccatcatcaaccaccagctgtacaaacgcagcgtaagtggggtgttccagcggtgcgtcgagccggctgaagggattgaactcctacgggaaatccatcaaggagagtgcggacatcacgcctcatccagagccatagtggccaaagccttccggcacggttttgcgGCCATTGCGCTCGAGACgcgaagatttggtgaagaagtgcaacggctgtcagcgcttcgcaaagcaaagacaccagccggcttccgccttgaaaaccatccccatcacatggccatttgccgtatggggcttggatatggtgggcccattcagaacagcgcgaggcggcatgacacacctcttggtgatgattgacaaattcaccaagtggatcgaagccaagccaatcaagaaactggacgggtccacagccgtcacattcctcaaggagatcattgtgagattcggctacccccacaccatcatcaccgacaacggcaccaacttctcccaaggcatcttctctcgctattgcggggaaatggggatccggatggccctatcttctgtggcacacccagagtccaacggacaagtggaaaaggctaacggcttagtcctagccggcatccggccccggctggtggagccgctcgagcgagcagccggatgCTGGATTGTGGAGCTGCCCAATGTGGTGTGGAGCCTGCGGAcaccgacaaaccgctcagtcggcggcactccatttttcctcgtatacggggccgaagccgtcttgccgactgatatcgagcatgacgcgccaaggatcaagctctacacagaagccgaagccaaagaagctcgcgaagacggagtcgacctggtcgaagaggcccggctgctggctgagtctagatctaccatctaccagcaaagcctccgacgctatcacagccggaaggtccagcccttagcattccgagaaggagacctagtgctccggctgatccagaggacagccggacagcataaactgtcatccccatgggagggtcccttcatcgtgagcaaggcggtaggcaatgattcctactatctcatagatgcccaagaggctaagaaaaacaagccggacaaggctgacgaggagactaaacgtccctggaatgtcaggttactccgcccattttacacatgagagcaggaatgtatgtatcccttgtatcccttttgcaagttatgaaaaagcttgcgccaagagcgccgtttccgacaagtttttcgcgtactttaccttgtttcgccaattggcttgaaccctctcacgcggccggctcagtaacgtgatccggtttccgacagccggcttccgatccagctacagaccgcaacccggctgtccggctggcgggagtaaggcctagggagccggcacgcgaaaaacgactaagggaaagagtaaaagcgagttgacttgcaacttttcataaagtgccggattgccgaattcagctcgttcgactgaaatactgtcggcctcacccagcggcccgctcttgatccggcgacggatcgcaagtcggacgtacgaccggcaagggcacagccaaagagtggggcggatgggaaaaagcgaacgagtcgaaagaaagcaaatcggcacacaaatgattaacaaacacactaaagtgtgacttaataaaaggcgataatattgtcttacatctgcacccggcatcccggggatttaataaattgtcttgcaaaagaacaactgaaaagcaggaaatctaagccggaggggcatcagtggagccggcggccgggtcgtcctcaggcacgtcttccgcctcctcctcatccatgtattcttcatcattggatggaggagggttcggatccgcgacgaagagggtcttgtcgacgaactcggcgatggtgctggctcgagcgaggcgggcggccttgagatcggctgggagcttggtctccacgccggctcgccgggactccagctgccccaggtccacctcgttgtaccaggagaggacgaaggacagcgccatgtcggcaccggcgcgcgtggccgactccttccagtcgaggaagcggtccggcgcccgctccatcgcggagatgaggccggagatgtcttgcggcaccgcctccccaggccatagcatgggcaccagctcttcagccgctTTCCGCAACTCCCAGCCGAGCTgggtgacgggctcgatgcgggcggccatggacgccaggtggtcctccatggagaagtactccgagctgccctcgccagtctccTGCCTCCTGGAGTCACGTGCGGCGCcgacggctgccaaagccgcctcctgcgtctcagggaaggccgctgaagaagaagaagcatgtcagaagccatcaaagccgaaataagctgaaaaatgcaaattttcgaagtcctaaagtaagcctggcggcagccggcaagaaccgactgcccccagcccgaagatggagattccgaagctctaaattaagactggcggcagccggcaagaaccgactgcccccagcccgaaaacGGAGATTtcgaagtaaaaaagaaaaagcctggcggcagccggcaagaaccgactgcccccagcccgaagatggagatatcgaaaaatcagaagtttctgctgccggctaccaacgaaagtcggcagtcgacagccgaaagccggcacagggtaggaacataaagatgcactcacccgccaagccgcgatcaagcgcgctaaaGTCATCGATCCGGCGTTTGGCGGTAGCCGTCGGCtctgtggacttggcggtgacctcctctgcagcacaagccgctgcttctccacctccgacagccgccggctcagatcatccaccttctccttctccgccgtctgagggagttgagctcggtgatgtggttcttctccgccaggcgcagccgtgtcagctcctgctcagccagcttgagcttggctgcggcagatcggcccgcctcctcgctctcggcgcactgcgcgcgagcggctcggagatccgactccagctgcgggaccttggcggcctcaactgcgaggcggccggaaagaaatgtcagccaaccaagattaagaaagaaacaagacatcaagtcgaaagaagcgtagagcttacccttgacagcctccagctcgcgagccaagccggctcgctcgatcttagccttgtggtagctggtcaccacctggttgtacaagaaggtgcgccgctcctcaaccgtctgaaagaatcagttgctTAGACAAGACCTGGACTGGCTTCAGGCAGCCGGCCCacgtctcggagggctaccagaacaagaaaattgcaaaagaaaagaaaacacaccttctcagcatcctccagcgtcgccagctgggcaagggtctcggcggccttggtcttgaggctggcccgatagccggagaaaagcatcttcatgggcgccgtgccaggctgcccctcccggctgagtaCCTCGCAGGAGTTCGCCTGATGCCATGCCCTCTCCATGGTTCTGCCGAGccaaaggctggagtcggaggcggacggcacagccaccagccgggcacccttggccacgtgaaggccctcagacgggcccgctgcgccctccgtcctcaccagcgcgtgcgagtcggcgccctccgtgcgcgccggctcgtccctcgccggctcctgcctggttggctcgtccctcgtcggccgaggcggcggcgtcgctccgggcgcagcggatggcccagccggccccGGTTGTCTCCGGCGCACGGGCGCCTCCGGACTCTCGTCCAActccaccacggtgggcctgctgccggctccggccgcagcgGCGCGGCCCTGCCGGCGCCGGTCCTAggagcagccccgccggctccggcccggctgaaggcggcatgccccgcccggccccggcGGCCGAGAAGAggcgtccggcgcgggaacatgtcgtccagcgtcggctgccgcgttggcTCGACCCGCATGCCGCGATGCGGcgcggaggccagcggcacggcaaaggaagaagccctgtcgcggcggcggcggcgtaggtgcgcgcgaggaaggttgcggcgtctgctccctcctgcggcgcggaagcggcgacaccacgcgtggagcttgccggagccgccgccacgagcaaacttgataggggccctagccggataaacagaaagTTAATACGCAGAAAAGTAAGGaacgaaaaggaatcaaacaagaaatagagcaagagaactcacccggcttgctccggaaccttcttcggctgctgccggcgctgcttcttcgccttcgcctccaaggcggcggtggagccggctcgtttcgtgcccttgggcgccgaagtcgccgtggtgcttggcggcctcgagcgcagaggcacggcggggattggccccgtgccggacgtcgccggctcctcctcctcctcctggtgctctggtgaagggcggattgtgctcccccggcCGCCTAGATCGGCGCCTgcggcagatcgtcgtcgccggcatggtcgccggcttggtcagccggatcgacgagatccggcgtccacctcttcgtcgccggtcgccgtcctcggcgttctggcgctcaaaaacctagaaagacagaaaagcatgagcatatgacaagccggaagtcggcagaagaaaaaagaagtcggcctcgcagccgcaagccggaaaatggcaaagactcgaagcttacccgcgccggtggatggttcctgtcgcagggcgccagcccgtagctcGATCCTCCGCcaagttcgccttggtgatgtggttcacccggctggccacagggccttggtgagcggcgccttggacgtccggttcggatcgaaccggccggacatgtgcccgatcttgtgggtgcgcatctggagcggcagcaccggcgctcggcgatggtgcagagaagATCTTCGGCGGTCAGCCCGCTGCGGTGGCTGTCGCCGGGGAGATCCCAGAGcaggttcacctcggcgttctggtccgtcgagcgggcgttgtggctccgGTTGATCCGGCCGgcggaggagccggattgaactccggcaggttgatccggtcgacgagctccccctcgttgcgcacgtagaagaatgacatttgccagttcttcaccgagtcgacggtggggatcttggggaaaggcgtaccaggccgggtgtagatcgaggcggcgccgcaggctcgcaggcgaccgtcgttggtctgcgccttcaagaagaagagccggctccagaagtcgatgtcgggccacaagccggcgtaagcctccatgaacgctacgaagcagctcaggaggacgcacgcgttggccggcaggtggtgcggctgaaggccgaagtggtcgaggaattgccggaagaacggcgaagccggcagacccagcccgcggtcgaggtgcgcgccaaagacgacgcgctcgccgttcctcggctcgggctccgtctcctcgccgggcacccgcgtgatgacCGACCGCGGGACTCGCCGAAGGCGTACCgagcgctcgatgtcgtcctcccgcatgtaggagcccctccacgatcctttgaggggacgccattgacgaggtcgaggaagaagatgaccaggagaggctgaacggcgaggaagaaccttgcgaccgcggcggcgacagcggcggctgaggacgctccgtcgagacgcgcggccccgtggcgccggattggcggggtggcggcggcggatcggtggagattcgcccgccggagttcgccagcggaagatgttcgccggagcagcagcgagctcgagcgcgcagaggatagcgatgggggcaagagcgcgaggaagaagaaatggcaagtggccgcctcggggcgcccccccccgcggcatttatagccacccgacgcgggcggctggcctccaagtggcagtcgtgggccgtaactcctcccacgtcgccggatttactgcgccgtaactgcgtcgtaactcctcccacgtccacgacggttaccgaaaacggccacaccacgtcgcccactaccgcaccggatccgggggaacattgatgtgaccagacgaaccgaccaccgggccaggcgtcagacccgtcaagtcgggcgcgggacccgaggcggcggagactccggcgcgccgcaagccggagccggaccaaaagttccactcaagccaaaattcatcagcaaggcggaggcgccatcagatcttgcgagaaatcaaaaaaaactgcacaagtgtaaaaagcggccggctagaagcagccggcaggaacgagccggatgagggcgcagccggctgaatggaaattctcagtcggcccctccaagtgccgtctaatatactcgagaagccaggaaaacctgcctaggtccttctgggcgcaggaccttgccagcttcgggggctaatgtcggggggaagaccccgggtagggcaatggacgcggagcagccggctggccactggccggctcgcggcaaaggccggctgaggtgcagccggctggcgccgtggccggctggtccggaagccggctggctctaggtcctagtcggcctggctacggccaccaatgctgtagctgggccggcttctacaagccatatccgactggggcttgaacctcagaccgactcgaggctggcgagtcttgcactggaaggaaccgggttggtgatccgggttcctaaagtccacgctgactccatcttccgtaaaacgcggggcactgtggagaaatagtgccgcgcgatggacaggccgtcagggcttacgacgatccgtacaggctacagcggctgacggcgacagggacacctcctccataccgctgaccgtggcagccggatgggacaggccacgatgccccaaccactcctgacgtcaccgcctcgggaaggagcggaagccgaagccggcccagccggccagtaaactatagggtcttatatgtaaagtgccggtgcctatataagccgcactaccccctctcgtgcagaggatcgatcattttattgcttccacctacctacagagctgccctgtgagagagaccatcgtctcccttagcctctcagggccagccggacacagctcaaggagcaaccttgtactgTGTGACCATCATATACACTcacagcaggagtagaggttttacctccatcggagggcctcgaacctgggtacgtcgccgtgtcgctcgtgcccatacccgcttccggataccgccgtgagatctctcaggaaccacttcgattagccaccctatggcatatgccgtgacgataccacgacagaggggttgaggtccttgcggaaccctcagagcccgatggccttgggccgagcttgagtgcagggctgagaaaaagaaagaaagacagttggaaaaaagcaaccggaaaaagaacttggcaaaaagaggcaagcaagaaaatgaaaaacttacccGAAAGCAGTTGGCATCGCCTtgtgcccgtagcggcgcacgcccacttccttctcccccacgggctcggtccggaagcgcttggagggaggggcctggctgggaccggcattagatgccggctgcttgttcttttggccctgggccatgagtttgtccacaaactcagaaccggcctcggcgcgcaggggcggcacgcgctcgtggatctatgagttgaacatggctaagaagcaattcgcaagaaagcaataGCTGTAAGGTACAGGAAACCGGAAAAGAAGGTACCTCGAGCacggtcaggtcatcggaggtcccggttggctccggcggatCCCGGtctaggcgcgcagccggagtcttgcccatcttcagatccttccaaaagatgtagggatctgggtcgaaggagtcaagggcacGCTTTCGGCAAGTTCCTCGCCGCTCtgcttggatgagggggaagtggtccttggcctgaaacaaaataaaaaggaaggttaacaaaagcagaaagttaccggcaaaagacaaccccaaattgcgcaatctcttacttcttgagtcggagggttagtagtgctgaggggaaggaggccccattcccaggcaaatggcatagcagtttggcaaatctgcttagccttgcgaacaacatccttcttgctaagaggacggcctatgatcttggtaggatcgccagggccatacatctcgctcatcctatgcgcacggcgcttcagaggaagcacccggcgtgaaataaaggtgcggatgatatcatcagagcagatgttggtctccttcttcaaagaggccaagaagcgtactacccggttggtttcggcgtgctccgtcttcgggttgtagctctaaTTGGTTCTGCTAGGAGGCCCCGCTTGGAAGGGAGGAAGATCGATaagattggcacggccattgttcttcacataaaagaaagttccttgccaggcgcggcaggactcgaggccggaaaatttaagaaaagtgctcccttggcgggagccaacgatgcaagatccgcactccacgggcggtttgggcttagggatttccttgccctggacggagttaatCCGCaaattgaagaagcgggcaaatgtctcacgagtgggacgaatgccgatataggcctccatgaaggtggcatagcaagaaaggtagaagatggcgttgccaggaaggtggtgaggttggagtttatagaagtctaaaaactcccggaaaaaaggggaggcaggaaggccgaagccacgctcaaagtgagcaagaaaaacaacatattcaccgggttcggggtccggttcgatttcgtcaccaGGAATCCGGCAagtgactccttccggaatcctccgagaccggtatAACCAATCGATTTCATACTCagtgacattggagcccatccaggctccgcgggtgattggggaaggctctgcgccggaagattggctagagctactagaggcttggccagagctactcg
It includes:
- the LOC139830506 gene encoding uncharacterized protein — its product is MEDHLASMAARIEPVTQLGWELRKAAEELVPMLWPGEAVPQDISGLISAMERAPDRFLDWKESATRAGADMALSFVLSWYNEVDLGQLESRRAGVETKLPADLKAARLARASTIAEFVDKTLFVADPNPPPSNDEEYMDEEEAEDVPEDDPAAGSTDAPPA
- the LOC127293518 gene encoding uncharacterized protein, coding for MERAWHQANSCEVLSREGQPGTAPMKMLFSGYRASLKTKAAETLAQLATLEDAEKTVEERRTFLYNQVVTSYHKAKIERAGLARELEAVKVEAAKVPQLESDLRAARAQCAESEEAGRSAAAKLKLAEQELTRLRLAEKNHITELNSLRRRRRRRWMI